A region from the Gemmatimonadaceae bacterium genome encodes:
- a CDS encoding 2,3,4,5-tetrahydropyridine-2,6-dicarboxylate N-succinyltransferase — protein sequence MAFTLADLEARFNDPLLLDGGAPLVHDAQHLFDHAISLLERGEIRAAQRDAQGTWHAVPWVKRAILLGFRLGKVVEMGNAGAFSFLDKHTYPTREFRVEHQVRIVPGGTTVRRGSYLSPNVVCMPPAYINVGAYVGRGTMVDSHALVGSCAQIGERVHLSAAAQIGGVLEPINASPVVIEDDVIVGGNCGVYEGTVVKAKAVLGAGVILTRGTPVYDLVKETVHRASADSPLVIPEGAVVVPGARRVTSAFGEAQGLSLQTPVIVKYRDDKTDAATALEAWLR from the coding sequence ATGGCTTTCACGCTCGCCGACCTCGAAGCGCGTTTCAACGATCCCCTCCTGCTCGATGGTGGGGCACCGCTGGTGCACGACGCGCAGCACCTCTTCGATCATGCGATTTCGCTGCTCGAGCGCGGCGAGATCCGCGCAGCGCAGCGGGATGCGCAGGGCACCTGGCACGCCGTGCCCTGGGTAAAGCGTGCGATCCTGCTCGGCTTCCGCCTCGGCAAAGTGGTGGAGATGGGGAATGCGGGCGCCTTCAGCTTCCTCGACAAGCACACGTATCCCACGCGTGAGTTTCGCGTGGAGCATCAGGTGCGCATCGTGCCGGGCGGCACGACGGTACGGCGCGGGTCGTATCTCTCGCCGAACGTGGTGTGCATGCCACCCGCGTACATCAACGTGGGCGCGTACGTTGGGCGCGGCACGATGGTCGATTCGCACGCCCTGGTCGGGAGCTGTGCGCAGATTGGCGAGCGCGTCCACCTCAGCGCAGCCGCACAGATCGGTGGCGTACTGGAACCGATCAATGCCTCGCCGGTCGTCATTGAAGACGACGTGATCGTGGGCGGCAATTGCGGTGTGTACGAAGGCACCGTGGTGAAGGCCAAGGCCGTGCTGGGCGCCGGGGTGATTCTCACGCGCGGCACGCCGGTGTACGATCTGGTAAAGGAGACGGTGCATCGCGCGAGCGCCGACTCACCGCTCGTCATTCCCGAAGGGGCCGTGGTGGTGCCGGGGGCGCGGCGCGTGACGTCCGCGTTTGGTGAGGCGCAAGGGTTGTCGCTGCAGACACCGGTCATCGTGAAGTACCGCGACGACAAGACCGATGCCGCCACCGCACTCGAGGCCTGGTTGCGTTGA
- the aroA gene encoding 3-phosphoshikimate 1-carboxyvinyltransferase has translation MTDAVPLVVRGRIRAPGDKSISHRALIFAAMASGASRIRDILASADVQATAAALRAMGAEIPALSDDFVVQGAGVRALHSPAHALDCANSGTTTRLLTGLVAGLPGVVARFEGDASLSRRPMRRVAGPLTGMGAQIAFLGAPGHDGLPMEVHGAALSPLHFVNHTASAQVKGALLLAGLASGVAVTIEEPTPSRDHSERMLRARNVQLAVHDGRVELAAAQTIAPADVIVPSDPSSATFFVALAAMATGGELTLENVCLNPTRTGAFDVLRRMGASITETDVRDVGGERIGSLVVTPSALRGTEIGGAEIPRCIDELPMIACLATRGTGDTYIRDAHELRVKESDRIRAVVDNLRAIGANAEEFPDGMRITGTAAPLAGHVVTHGDHRLAMAFGVLGALPGNRITIDDPGCVSVSYPTFWRDLATAIGPVLPDAPAAPARVPLVIAIDGPAASGKSSTAQWVAQRLDVRHVDSGAFYRAVTWLGLTSGVAPESWTPEQLLALAGRISWRLTDRSVLPQVDGEARDEELRDTPVTRQVSRVAQMPAIRQWVNEQVRAAGAAVDVVVDGRDIGTAVFPNAALKIFLIADSWERARRRLIQRLGRRPTDAKIAEETEALVARDAQDATQSAPARDAVTIDTTTVTQEEQVERIVALAKATRDRLRSTG, from the coding sequence TTGACCGACGCCGTGCCGCTGGTGGTGCGGGGGCGCATTCGCGCCCCCGGTGACAAGTCGATCAGCCACCGGGCGCTCATCTTTGCGGCCATGGCGAGCGGCGCGTCGCGCATTCGCGACATTCTCGCGTCGGCCGATGTGCAGGCGACGGCGGCGGCGCTACGAGCGATGGGCGCGGAAATTCCCGCGTTGAGCGACGATTTCGTGGTGCAGGGCGCGGGAGTGCGCGCGCTGCACTCACCGGCGCATGCGCTCGATTGCGCCAACAGCGGCACCACGACGCGGCTGCTGACCGGGTTGGTCGCCGGTCTGCCGGGCGTCGTGGCGCGTTTCGAAGGCGATGCCAGCTTGAGCCGCCGCCCCATGCGGCGCGTGGCGGGGCCGCTCACCGGCATGGGAGCGCAGATTGCGTTCCTGGGGGCGCCCGGACACGACGGACTGCCGATGGAGGTGCACGGCGCGGCGCTCTCGCCCCTCCACTTCGTGAATCACACGGCGAGTGCCCAGGTGAAAGGCGCGCTGCTCCTCGCCGGGCTGGCGAGTGGCGTGGCGGTCACCATCGAGGAGCCCACGCCATCGCGCGACCATTCCGAGCGCATGCTTCGTGCGCGGAACGTGCAGCTGGCGGTGCACGACGGGCGCGTGGAGTTGGCTGCCGCGCAGACGATCGCGCCGGCCGATGTCATCGTCCCGTCGGATCCGTCGTCGGCCACGTTCTTTGTCGCGCTCGCGGCGATGGCGACAGGCGGGGAACTGACCCTCGAGAATGTCTGCCTGAACCCCACGCGCACGGGCGCGTTCGATGTGCTGCGTCGGATGGGCGCGAGCATCACCGAAACCGACGTCCGCGACGTGGGCGGTGAACGCATCGGCAGCCTCGTGGTGACGCCGTCGGCGCTGCGCGGCACCGAGATCGGTGGCGCCGAGATTCCGCGCTGCATTGACGAGCTGCCGATGATCGCCTGCCTGGCCACGCGCGGTACGGGTGACACGTACATCCGCGACGCCCACGAGTTGCGCGTCAAGGAGAGCGATCGCATCCGCGCGGTGGTGGACAACCTCCGCGCGATCGGCGCCAACGCCGAAGAGTTTCCCGATGGCATGCGCATCACCGGCACGGCGGCGCCGCTCGCCGGTCATGTGGTGACGCACGGCGATCATCGCTTGGCGATGGCGTTCGGGGTCCTGGGCGCGCTCCCGGGGAATCGCATCACGATCGATGATCCGGGATGCGTCAGTGTCTCGTATCCGACCTTCTGGCGCGACCTCGCGACCGCGATTGGTCCGGTGCTCCCCGACGCCCCCGCGGCGCCGGCGCGCGTGCCGCTGGTGATTGCGATCGACGGCCCGGCGGCATCGGGGAAGAGTTCGACCGCGCAGTGGGTCGCCCAGCGACTCGACGTGCGGCATGTGGACTCGGGCGCGTTCTACCGCGCGGTGACGTGGCTGGGGCTGACCAGTGGTGTCGCGCCGGAATCGTGGACGCCGGAACAGTTATTGGCCCTGGCCGGGCGCATCAGCTGGCGGCTGACTGACCGTTCCGTCCTCCCGCAGGTCGACGGCGAGGCCCGGGACGAAGAGCTCCGGGATACGCCGGTCACTCGCCAGGTGTCCCGCGTCGCCCAAATGCCCGCCATCCGGCAGTGGGTGAACGAGCAGGTCCGCGCCGCGGGCGCGGCCGTGGACGTGGTCGTGGACGGACGGGACATCGGCACGGCGGTCTTTCCCAATGCCGCCCTGAAGATCTTCCTGATTGCGGATAGCTGGGAGCGGGCGCGACGCCGGCTCATTCAGCGCCTCGGCCGGCGCCCGACCGACGCCAAGATCGCCGAGGAAACCGAGGCGCTGGTGGCCCGGGACGCCCAGGATGCCACCCAAAGCGCCCCGGCGCGCGACGCGGTGACGATCGATACCACCACCGTGACGCAGGAAGAGCAGGTGGAGCGGATCGTGGCGCTGGCGAAGGCGACCCGGGACAGGCTCCGGTCGACGGGTTGA